A region from the Haloarchaeobius salinus genome encodes:
- a CDS encoding sacsin N-terminal ATP-binding-like domain-containing protein: protein MASQSTVVDHLTEAELFERWSDRWDHFLDDFSAASSSATVSERLRDKVKSGNAERAIAGGHEGREILELLQNARDAIPGETDGGRVYVGVYDEGVLVANTGHPFDMFDPDVEDAVTMIGESSKGNSDQEIGHKGVGLKSILATGDAFEIWTRHESATNETLRVRLSRSYVTAALLSSLGYDTSAFDLRGAVSNEAIQSLTTTSNADQRTEDLTQDAREDIGKLPLFDFPVPLTTASGADDPVADRASALITGDVDEWYGDPFRTAVFVEYEDTEWRDILKEFNIPQPESSDGDSAGRAERLWSYLSKEADGEDATSETLTPETLIQFGGIETLLLERVGGTDQPSRERWDVDRTPGPLDSETVRHETVTVAVEGTDASFADEQFDQFGFADADAPTQLLVPQTRTERERPQEYPLYLYYPIENTRDVSLPFCLHGHFTVETNRKDLSLNSLDDNQAVLERGVELVARVAEAAGGSNFGGRYPWILLPPPPKSYPDNPSSQASLLTWFRAAVYEELRERPCVPTVSDVDGLSTPVVPSESLLHWDGTVRGGFLALFEVMDSLGESVSDAVVDRYFPTRDTLEGCRSVPATWDERIEALLWVDDVEQFSTEIARSWGAILGSHLDRRTIGQDTSHLVCDSSTARALFVGTIETILRSGSNDDELSATLDMLSSHLEGVYLLPCRRTSKSGVVGDDAEEPRSESDPADSTLLVPIEARSGPNPNERGTSRTRSVIWDVNSPERDTQPPEVPREKSSFRVYFLDRAVEQNERARRVLDLAGRPWGVRVYDGTPSYFRELLDTFAMDDSARVKPLDFYFLAKQINKLGSESTDLQTDEGSFVPTEYVKSAVARSDGDQRQNLRRRLNLRNNRLTLPREGGTHTIRETILDDDWQRIRALAHREDATEDWDTFDGDASTTWPAPTEEAWVPIADALETDDAHERIAKTLSLFGVSVLPNIRTVWMYGSGHPRTRGDASWDPVEWSADDFLAGDGVPESAGALQRSLADAENVYQQWITAPGRHPQATAEHSSKCNVKTDGVLRDVFLATWIWFDDLDAVQQLGEENLLELLHRYEGQFTKSILETGWTCSHGHQRDGYGWSKSVPTLLNWQLRQLAVWDSTVTANPELQDRWGDDASRFAYTVVKTGSRGARASRLFPHIDPDDLDLSEELLRKLGVKPVNSFDATEAAWHLHRLLEVLAVDGPHEEPVALDIPDDRDNDWNAAYTALLEPILRQLPAEDPAAEDVDLPFLSHLPIMRSGEWQVASLEWLAENADKGRYYEDQSPKPWERRAVEQGGHWLLPRTASGPFTRLTNALEIARVDASKPIFEADELTFTDESVAEFRSALRDRMMLLVASLEQRSEDRIREFADDLDAAIADLRVAEQFPEVIEDDLDAPKSGLYAPRDGEEAFVFNSAAFDDGLTLDGLANAVSLLAEQPTTIATFREALDEDLSPAELTKRWQRRTFPVDDVARILGTRRRRDLRQRLDAIVALVERFDGVVAPTVDEVVESIEREDDTAVQEFKRALCGDDATTLDGMSPQGTFVRDVRESLPHELSFVLNRLFGEDRQPWREVILESESGHESEVIDWLAKNARALDATACFPQSVPSAYVRVLAVMNVWDRTEATDLNDVDVWRSRLRALSTESNVEWVDRLPDRLQNEDADGELLFYYSPEDRLQSQVVTPFLEGLSGAIASETTNLETMLRQYILEGELPEDEATVSAADHQDGALADLQSAAMSGQQFSTESLLDAGFEVQSASTRTTGSNGGGGSTQYRGRGQQGEAATLVAMLDDAATWLDDQPIGMIRTVRSTFRTLHDDQQNGNHSWHLDRVWEQELLPLLSGGGLTRESIVDWRDHLEDGRLRDHPLVRLCNVTLEQGPGFDVIDPFGPVSGPRREFDIGQFVPVEVKAVGGRTPPFHFRLTTNEYRRCKAFLREDRSYVIRLVHVPEPGTPNWASETRFVSEIVLEDVSDAESLVRGNPFEEVVKGGYMNMSVDQ, encoded by the coding sequence ATGGCAAGTCAATCGACGGTCGTAGACCACCTAACGGAAGCGGAACTCTTCGAACGGTGGAGCGATCGTTGGGACCATTTCCTCGATGACTTTTCTGCGGCGTCGTCCTCAGCCACAGTTTCTGAACGCCTCCGAGATAAAGTGAAAAGTGGTAACGCAGAGCGAGCGATCGCTGGTGGTCACGAAGGGCGAGAAATCCTTGAACTCCTCCAGAACGCCCGTGACGCAATTCCTGGGGAAACCGATGGTGGGCGTGTCTACGTTGGAGTGTACGACGAAGGCGTTCTCGTGGCGAACACTGGCCACCCCTTCGATATGTTTGACCCGGATGTCGAGGACGCCGTCACGATGATCGGCGAATCCTCGAAGGGGAACAGCGACCAAGAAATCGGACACAAGGGTGTTGGCCTGAAGTCAATTCTCGCTACTGGGGATGCATTCGAAATCTGGACGCGCCACGAGAGTGCTACAAATGAAACGCTTCGCGTCAGACTTAGTCGGTCGTATGTCACTGCAGCGTTGCTCTCATCGTTAGGGTACGATACGTCTGCGTTCGATCTTCGTGGTGCTGTATCGAACGAGGCGATTCAATCGCTCACCACGACTTCGAATGCCGATCAGCGAACCGAGGATCTGACCCAAGACGCTCGAGAGGACATCGGCAAGCTCCCGCTCTTCGATTTTCCGGTCCCCCTGACGACAGCTTCTGGAGCAGACGATCCTGTTGCAGACCGGGCATCGGCGCTCATCACCGGCGATGTCGACGAATGGTACGGTGATCCCTTCCGAACGGCTGTCTTCGTTGAGTACGAGGATACGGAGTGGCGGGACATCCTCAAGGAGTTCAACATTCCACAACCTGAATCGTCCGACGGAGACAGTGCTGGTCGGGCCGAGCGGCTCTGGTCGTATCTCTCGAAGGAGGCTGACGGCGAAGACGCGACGAGTGAAACGCTGACACCCGAGACACTCATTCAGTTTGGTGGAATAGAGACATTGCTGCTCGAACGCGTGGGTGGCACGGATCAACCAAGCCGGGAGCGGTGGGACGTCGACCGTACCCCTGGGCCACTCGATAGCGAGACAGTGCGTCATGAGACAGTTACGGTGGCTGTCGAGGGAACGGACGCATCATTTGCGGACGAGCAGTTTGACCAATTCGGGTTTGCTGATGCCGACGCACCCACGCAGTTGCTCGTTCCGCAGACGAGGACCGAACGAGAGCGGCCACAGGAGTATCCGCTGTATCTCTACTATCCGATCGAGAATACACGGGACGTTTCCCTTCCGTTCTGTCTCCATGGGCACTTCACGGTTGAGACGAATCGGAAGGATCTCAGTCTCAACAGCCTCGATGATAATCAGGCAGTCCTCGAACGAGGAGTGGAGCTCGTTGCTCGAGTTGCCGAGGCAGCAGGAGGGAGCAACTTTGGCGGCCGCTATCCGTGGATCCTCCTCCCGCCCCCACCGAAGAGTTACCCGGACAACCCGAGTTCACAGGCGAGCTTGCTCACATGGTTCCGTGCCGCAGTCTATGAGGAACTCCGTGAGCGGCCGTGTGTTCCCACAGTTAGCGACGTAGACGGGTTATCGACACCCGTTGTACCCAGCGAGTCGCTTCTTCACTGGGACGGCACAGTGCGTGGTGGCTTCCTCGCACTGTTCGAGGTGATGGACTCGCTTGGTGAATCAGTTTCTGACGCTGTCGTCGACCGTTACTTCCCGACGAGGGATACACTCGAAGGTTGTCGTTCCGTCCCAGCCACATGGGATGAGAGAATCGAGGCGCTCCTCTGGGTTGACGATGTAGAACAGTTCTCAACCGAGATTGCCCGCTCATGGGGCGCTATCCTTGGCAGCCACCTCGACCGACGAACGATCGGTCAAGATACGTCACATCTCGTCTGTGACTCCAGTACTGCTCGGGCACTGTTTGTCGGTACTATCGAGACGATACTCCGCTCTGGCTCGAACGACGATGAGCTGTCAGCAACTCTCGACATGCTCTCCTCGCACCTGGAGGGCGTATATCTCCTGCCCTGCCGTCGCACGAGCAAAAGCGGGGTAGTCGGTGACGACGCCGAAGAACCACGCTCTGAGAGTGATCCGGCGGATAGTACCCTGCTTGTTCCCATCGAGGCACGGTCGGGACCAAATCCGAACGAGCGTGGGACGAGCCGCACACGGTCAGTCATCTGGGACGTCAACTCTCCGGAACGAGACACCCAACCGCCTGAAGTACCGCGTGAGAAGTCGAGTTTCCGAGTCTACTTCTTGGATCGGGCGGTCGAACAGAACGAACGGGCCCGTCGCGTTCTTGACCTCGCTGGTCGACCGTGGGGAGTCCGTGTCTACGATGGCACGCCGAGCTACTTCCGCGAACTCCTGGACACATTCGCGATGGATGACTCGGCGCGTGTGAAGCCACTAGACTTCTACTTCCTCGCAAAGCAGATCAACAAACTCGGGAGCGAGTCGACGGATCTTCAGACAGACGAGGGGTCGTTTGTTCCGACTGAATACGTGAAATCAGCGGTTGCACGGTCAGATGGCGACCAGCGGCAAAACCTCCGTCGACGCCTGAACCTCCGAAATAATCGTCTCACCCTCCCGCGAGAGGGAGGCACTCATACTATACGGGAAACGATACTCGACGACGATTGGCAGCGTATCCGGGCGCTAGCCCACAGAGAGGATGCAACTGAAGACTGGGACACGTTCGATGGGGATGCAAGTACGACATGGCCAGCGCCGACTGAAGAGGCGTGGGTTCCTATTGCCGATGCACTTGAGACAGACGACGCTCACGAACGAATCGCGAAAACACTCTCGTTGTTCGGTGTCTCAGTGCTTCCCAATATCCGGACGGTGTGGATGTATGGGTCCGGGCATCCACGAACCCGAGGCGACGCATCCTGGGATCCCGTCGAGTGGTCTGCAGACGACTTTTTGGCAGGTGACGGCGTTCCGGAGAGTGCTGGTGCACTCCAGCGTTCTCTAGCAGACGCAGAAAACGTCTATCAACAGTGGATCACGGCGCCGGGAAGACATCCACAGGCGACTGCCGAGCACTCGAGCAAATGTAACGTCAAGACGGATGGCGTCCTCAGAGACGTCTTCCTCGCAACGTGGATCTGGTTTGACGACCTAGACGCAGTTCAGCAGCTCGGCGAAGAGAATCTCCTCGAACTTCTTCACCGATACGAAGGCCAGTTCACCAAGTCCATACTTGAGACGGGATGGACCTGCTCGCATGGTCACCAACGTGACGGCTACGGATGGTCGAAGTCGGTCCCGACGCTCCTGAACTGGCAGCTTCGCCAGCTGGCAGTCTGGGACTCGACCGTAACAGCGAATCCAGAACTCCAAGACCGCTGGGGAGATGACGCTTCCCGATTTGCCTACACAGTCGTAAAGACAGGGTCACGTGGAGCCCGGGCCTCGCGACTCTTCCCGCACATCGATCCTGACGACCTCGATCTCTCTGAAGAGCTGCTCCGAAAGCTGGGAGTGAAACCAGTCAATTCGTTCGATGCTACTGAAGCTGCGTGGCACCTGCACCGACTCCTCGAAGTCCTCGCCGTCGACGGCCCACACGAGGAGCCAGTCGCTCTCGATATCCCTGACGACCGGGATAATGATTGGAACGCGGCCTATACGGCGCTCCTGGAACCGATTCTACGCCAGCTGCCTGCAGAGGACCCAGCAGCGGAAGACGTCGACTTGCCGTTCCTGTCTCACCTCCCAATTATGCGTAGCGGTGAGTGGCAAGTGGCGTCACTAGAGTGGCTGGCAGAGAATGCCGACAAGGGTCGCTACTACGAGGATCAGTCACCGAAGCCGTGGGAGCGCCGTGCCGTCGAGCAGGGAGGTCATTGGCTCCTTCCCCGAACTGCGTCAGGGCCGTTTACTCGGCTCACCAACGCTCTCGAGATTGCGCGGGTCGACGCGTCGAAGCCAATCTTCGAAGCGGACGAGTTGACATTCACGGACGAGTCAGTCGCCGAATTCCGTTCGGCGCTCCGTGATCGGATGATGCTCCTCGTTGCATCACTCGAACAGCGGAGTGAGGACCGTATCCGCGAATTTGCAGATGATTTAGACGCCGCAATCGCAGATCTTCGAGTGGCTGAACAGTTCCCCGAGGTTATCGAGGACGATCTTGACGCCCCGAAGTCGGGCCTCTACGCGCCTCGAGACGGTGAAGAAGCCTTCGTGTTCAATTCAGCAGCCTTCGACGACGGGCTCACCCTCGACGGGCTCGCGAACGCTGTCTCGCTCCTTGCCGAACAACCGACGACCATCGCGACGTTCCGAGAGGCACTTGACGAGGATCTCTCTCCGGCAGAACTCACGAAGCGTTGGCAGCGGCGAACCTTCCCCGTCGATGACGTCGCACGCATTCTAGGTACGAGACGGCGTAGAGACCTCCGGCAACGGCTTGACGCCATTGTCGCATTGGTTGAGCGCTTCGACGGTGTGGTCGCTCCGACAGTCGACGAAGTCGTTGAATCGATCGAGCGCGAGGACGACACTGCTGTTCAAGAATTCAAGCGGGCTTTGTGCGGTGATGACGCCACTACTCTAGATGGGATGTCGCCCCAGGGAACGTTTGTTCGCGACGTTCGCGAGAGTCTTCCTCACGAGCTTTCATTCGTTCTCAATCGGCTCTTTGGCGAGGATCGACAGCCATGGCGAGAAGTGATCTTGGAGTCCGAAAGCGGGCACGAATCGGAGGTGATTGACTGGTTGGCGAAGAACGCGAGAGCGCTCGACGCGACAGCGTGTTTCCCACAGTCAGTTCCGTCCGCCTACGTCCGTGTGCTCGCTGTAATGAACGTCTGGGATCGGACGGAGGCGACGGATCTCAACGACGTCGATGTGTGGCGCTCGCGGCTTCGCGCCTTATCGACGGAGTCAAACGTTGAGTGGGTGGACCGACTCCCCGACCGATTACAGAATGAGGATGCAGACGGGGAGCTGTTATTCTACTATTCCCCCGAAGATCGGCTCCAGTCGCAGGTCGTCACTCCCTTCCTTGAGGGACTCTCCGGGGCTATCGCAAGCGAAACCACAAATCTGGAGACAATGCTCCGGCAGTATATCCTTGAGGGAGAGTTACCGGAAGATGAAGCGACTGTCTCCGCTGCCGACCACCAGGACGGCGCACTTGCTGACCTCCAGTCTGCGGCCATGAGTGGACAGCAATTCTCAACCGAGAGCCTTCTCGACGCAGGGTTCGAGGTACAAAGCGCCTCGACGCGGACGACTGGCAGTAACGGCGGTGGTGGTAGCACGCAGTATCGTGGTCGCGGTCAGCAAGGCGAGGCCGCGACGCTCGTAGCGATGCTGGATGATGCTGCAACCTGGCTTGACGACCAACCCATCGGAATGATTCGAACGGTCCGCTCGACGTTCCGGACGCTGCACGACGATCAGCAGAACGGGAATCACAGCTGGCACCTCGACCGAGTCTGGGAGCAGGAACTACTGCCGCTCTTGTCGGGCGGTGGGTTAACGCGGGAATCTATCGTCGACTGGCGTGATCACCTTGAAGATGGACGGCTTCGGGATCACCCATTGGTCAGGCTCTGTAACGTCACGCTTGAACAGGGGCCCGGGTTCGACGTGATCGACCCGTTCGGTCCAGTGTCAGGTCCACGACGAGAATTCGATATCGGCCAGTTCGTTCCCGTCGAGGTGAAGGCGGTCGGCGGCCGCACCCCACCGTTCCACTTCCGACTAACGACCAACGAGTACCGTCGCTGCAAGGCATTTCTCCGAGAAGATCGCTCGTACGTGATTCGGCTCGTCCACGTTCCTGAGCCAGGGACACCCAACTGGGCGTCAGAGACGCGGTTCGTCTCTGAGATAGTACTCGAAGATGTGTCGGACGCTGAATCCCTGGTTCGTGGGAACCCCTTCGAGGAAGTCGTTAAAGGCGGCTACATGAATATGAGTGTAGATCAGTGA
- a CDS encoding RNA-guided endonuclease InsQ/TnpB family protein: MLETTRTYIARITNHPQVRDDLDQCGFSASKLWNVGRYYIQQRWGDDGEIPDEAELKSELKNHERYSDLHSQSSQRVLEELAEAFTGWYRSDDGNNPPGYRKRGDRHPRSTVTWKKRAIKHDDKHGQLRLSKGFNLKESRSDFILAEYETRPDVEVENIQQVRAVWNGDEWELHIVCKKEIPVEDAPGDKTAGIDLGISNYLAIDYEDAPSELYPGNVLKEDKHYFTSEEYQTEGENGPSKRARKARQKLSRRKDHFLHTLSKHIVERCVEDSVEKIAIGDLSDIREDENGDSRNWGASGNKKLHGWEFDRFARLLEYKAEEHGILVDRVDEKNTSKTCSYCGEIREANRVERGLYVCSSCETTMNADVNGAVNIRRKITQSPPTGDMSNGWLAQPGVFLFDRESGRFTPREQGDCKP; this comes from the coding sequence ATGCTGGAGACAACCCGCACCTACATCGCACGCATCACGAACCACCCACAGGTTCGTGACGATCTCGACCAGTGCGGGTTCTCCGCGTCGAAACTGTGGAACGTCGGCCGCTACTACATCCAACAGCGGTGGGGCGACGACGGTGAGATACCTGACGAAGCCGAACTGAAATCGGAGTTGAAAAACCATGAACGCTATAGTGACCTGCATTCTCAGTCAAGTCAGCGAGTTCTCGAAGAGCTTGCTGAGGCGTTCACTGGTTGGTACAGGTCGGACGACGGTAACAACCCACCGGGCTACCGGAAACGTGGCGACCGACACCCTCGCTCCACCGTCACATGGAAGAAACGAGCTATCAAGCACGACGATAAACACGGCCAACTTCGCCTCTCGAAAGGCTTCAACCTGAAAGAAAGTCGGTCAGACTTCATCCTTGCAGAGTACGAAACTCGCCCTGACGTAGAAGTCGAGAACATCCAGCAGGTGCGTGCCGTCTGGAACGGCGACGAGTGGGAACTACACATCGTCTGTAAGAAAGAGATTCCAGTCGAAGACGCACCTGGTGACAAGACGGCGGGTATCGACCTCGGAATCAGCAACTACCTCGCGATCGACTACGAGGACGCCCCCTCGGAGTTGTATCCGGGGAACGTGCTGAAAGAGGACAAGCACTACTTTACCAGCGAGGAGTACCAGACCGAAGGTGAGAACGGGCCGTCGAAGCGAGCGCGGAAGGCTCGGCAGAAGCTCTCCCGACGCAAAGACCACTTCCTTCACACCCTCAGCAAGCACATCGTTGAGCGGTGTGTTGAAGACAGCGTGGAGAAGATAGCGATTGGCGACCTCAGTGACATCCGCGAGGATGAGAACGGTGACTCACGGAACTGGGGTGCGTCGGGGAACAAGAAGTTGCACGGCTGGGAGTTCGACCGATTCGCCCGTCTACTCGAATACAAGGCCGAGGAACACGGCATCCTCGTTGACCGTGTAGACGAGAAGAACACCTCGAAGACGTGTTCGTATTGCGGGGAGATTCGAGAGGCAAACCGCGTGGAGCGCGGTCTGTACGTCTGTTCGTCGTGCGAGACAACCATGAATGCAGATGTGAATGGTGCGGTGAACATCAGGAGAAAGATAACTCAGAGTCCCCCGACGGGGGATATGAGTAACGGCTGGTTGGCACAGCCCGGAGTCTTCCTGTTCGACCGCGAGAGCGGACGGTTCACACCGAGAGAACAGGGAGACTGCAAACCCTAA
- a CDS encoding ArsR family transcriptional regulator — translation MSESHSGTADAGPFAEQQRLFKLLSQDTRHLIIQELLGHPAHLMSLAELEYMTGKSQAAIKDQLETLTDAGLLARYTHEPSEGKRNLPSQFYGFTERGVEVLHDYKYLRGLPVARALYENTRKTEKIERHESAPRPELPEAVAEALEFDEPDLDAGDTNSKQ, via the coding sequence ATGAGCGAGAGTCACAGCGGAACCGCTGATGCGGGACCGTTCGCGGAACAGCAGCGGCTTTTCAAGCTGCTGTCCCAGGATACGCGCCACCTCATCATCCAAGAGCTTCTCGGCCATCCCGCCCATCTCATGTCGCTCGCCGAACTCGAGTACATGACTGGGAAGAGCCAGGCAGCCATCAAAGACCAGCTTGAGACGCTGACCGACGCCGGGCTCCTCGCACGCTACACGCACGAACCAAGTGAGGGAAAACGCAATCTCCCCTCGCAGTTCTACGGGTTCACCGAGCGAGGCGTCGAGGTCCTCCACGACTACAAGTATCTCCGTGGCCTCCCGGTCGCTCGCGCCCTCTACGAGAACACGCGAAAGACTGAGAAAATTGAACGGCACGAATCGGCACCGCGACCGGAACTTCCAGAAGCTGTTGCGGAGGCACTCGAGTTTGACGAACCCGACCTCGACGCCGGCGACACCAACTCGAAGCAATAG
- a CDS encoding Cdc6/Cdc18 family protein translates to MDSSPYSTTSEIFAVGGEDYLKEGHTPTTLPERQDEILKLRRSLKPAARGAGAENTFLSGKAGQGKTAAAKAELAELEAFADAQNLDLTTVFFSCEGISSSYTLACGLCEELGGENPNGHPMQKVLDHLWDAMNEIGGTIIIVLDEIDNLGTDDKILYSLPRARDKDYVNDDVYPSIIGISNDLQWRDNLDPAAKDSLYDDSIFFAPYDANELRDILSRRASKAFRQTSLVYETPKGEELEINIDLDDDDGSLAKPFNEKDVDRTDCTLLRIDSDVLTDEVIPLCAAYAAQDKGSARQAIKYLRKAAAIAESEGDARVNEQHVRTAQGEAERELIIEGMEQLTTQGHLALAAVTILELAGHSEIRTRDVYDVYRSLSDHIDADRLAQRRMRDHLIELDMLSIIRARKSASGSVGGEAYTFELRVEPSTAIEVLEAVSRFDAVDFNELAKNWLNEQQTLG, encoded by the coding sequence ATGGACTCGTCCCCGTACTCGACGACCTCGGAAATCTTTGCGGTCGGCGGCGAGGACTACCTGAAAGAGGGTCACACGCCGACGACGCTGCCGGAGCGACAGGACGAAATCTTGAAGCTCCGCCGTTCGTTGAAGCCTGCCGCCCGTGGCGCCGGCGCCGAGAACACGTTCCTCTCGGGAAAGGCTGGTCAGGGGAAGACGGCGGCCGCGAAGGCAGAACTGGCTGAACTGGAAGCGTTTGCTGACGCTCAGAATCTCGACCTGACAACGGTGTTCTTCTCTTGTGAGGGAATCTCTTCGAGTTACACGCTCGCGTGTGGACTCTGCGAGGAACTCGGAGGCGAGAACCCCAATGGACATCCGATGCAGAAGGTACTCGACCATCTCTGGGACGCGATGAACGAGATCGGAGGGACCATAATCATCGTCCTCGACGAAATCGACAATCTCGGAACGGACGACAAAATCCTCTACTCCCTCCCTCGAGCACGCGACAAGGACTACGTCAACGACGACGTCTATCCGTCGATAATCGGCATCAGCAACGACCTCCAGTGGCGTGATAATCTCGACCCTGCAGCGAAGGATAGCCTCTACGACGACTCAATTTTCTTTGCGCCCTACGACGCGAACGAACTCCGCGACATCCTCTCCCGCCGTGCGAGCAAGGCGTTCCGACAAACATCGCTCGTCTATGAGACACCAAAAGGCGAGGAGCTTGAGATCAATATCGATTTAGATGACGACGACGGCTCACTTGCCAAGCCCTTCAACGAAAAGGACGTTGATCGAACCGATTGCACGCTCCTCCGTATCGATTCAGACGTCCTGACCGACGAGGTAATTCCGCTCTGTGCTGCGTACGCTGCACAGGACAAAGGGAGCGCCCGCCAAGCAATCAAGTACCTCCGAAAAGCTGCCGCAATCGCCGAATCCGAGGGCGATGCCCGTGTCAACGAACAACACGTCCGAACGGCCCAGGGCGAAGCTGAGCGAGAACTCATTATCGAGGGGATGGAACAGCTCACGACGCAGGGTCACCTTGCGCTGGCAGCAGTGACGATTCTGGAACTCGCGGGCCATTCCGAGATTCGGACTCGTGATGTCTATGATGTCTATCGGTCCCTTTCAGACCACATTGATGCGGACCGTCTAGCTCAGCGTCGGATGCGTGACCATCTCATCGAACTCGATATGTTGAGTATAATTCGCGCACGGAAATCCGCCTCCGGCTCTGTCGGCGGCGAGGCCTACACGTTCGAACTCCGCGTCGAGCCATCGACGGCTATCGAGGTGCTCGAGGCTGTCTCTCGATTCGACGCGGTTGACTTCAACGAACTTGCAAAGAACTGGCTGAACGAACAGCAGACGCTGGGGTAG
- a CDS encoding Cdc6/Cdc18 family protein: MGMFQRDDQVFADAEPLDDSYEPEDIRERDEELEKYQRALQPIIDNRPTSNTFLYGKTGTGKTVATKFMLSHLESDAEEYDDVDLSTVWVSCENLSSSYQVAVALANELRQNQSKDRISTTGYSQQRVFDILYEELDALGGTVVIVLDEIDNIGDSDDILYGLPRARSNGYVEEVRPVIVGISNDFQFRDNLSPKVKDTLAEKEILFPPYDANQLRSILNPRAEKAFHDGILEEEVVPLCAAFAAQDTGSARQAIRLLREAGELAQADEAESVTENHVRAAQDELEKNQLYEGMQELTTQGHAVLCALAYYQAGGEVPIRSRSLYERYVKICDRLDADSVSERRVRDHLSDMNMLGLISVYERNEGLSAGRYHEYELDVPLDAVLEVLLSTNRFEDVANIIQSTATDNNRLQSGLSDY, from the coding sequence ATGGGGATGTTTCAGCGGGACGATCAGGTATTCGCGGATGCTGAACCCCTCGACGACTCATATGAACCCGAGGATATTCGCGAGCGGGATGAGGAGCTCGAAAAATACCAGCGAGCACTCCAACCGATAATCGACAACCGGCCGACCTCGAACACCTTCCTGTATGGGAAGACGGGGACCGGAAAAACGGTTGCGACGAAGTTTATGTTATCACACCTGGAATCAGATGCGGAGGAGTACGACGACGTCGATCTCTCCACCGTCTGGGTCAGCTGTGAGAATCTCTCCTCCTCGTACCAGGTCGCCGTCGCACTGGCCAACGAACTTCGACAGAACCAGAGCAAGGATCGGATCAGTACCACGGGCTACTCTCAACAGCGAGTCTTCGACATTCTCTACGAGGAACTTGACGCTCTCGGCGGAACCGTCGTGATTGTACTCGACGAGATCGACAATATCGGTGACTCGGACGACATCTTGTATGGACTGCCGCGGGCTCGCTCGAACGGATATGTCGAAGAGGTTCGTCCCGTGATTGTTGGTATCAGCAACGACTTCCAGTTCCGAGATAACCTCTCGCCCAAAGTCAAGGACACACTCGCCGAGAAAGAGATTCTCTTCCCGCCGTACGATGCGAATCAGCTTCGATCAATTTTGAATCCCCGTGCGGAGAAAGCATTCCACGATGGCATCCTCGAGGAGGAGGTCGTTCCACTTTGCGCCGCGTTTGCTGCTCAGGACACGGGATCTGCACGCCAGGCGATTCGTCTCCTTCGGGAGGCTGGAGAACTTGCCCAGGCAGATGAAGCTGAGTCTGTGACGGAGAATCATGTCCGGGCTGCTCAGGACGAGCTCGAGAAGAACCAGCTGTATGAGGGCATGCAGGAACTCACGACACAGGGCCACGCCGTCCTCTGTGCACTAGCATACTATCAGGCTGGTGGTGAAGTCCCCATCCGTTCTCGAAGTCTGTACGAGCGGTACGTGAAAATCTGCGACCGGCTTGACGCTGATAGTGTGAGCGAACGTCGGGTTCGAGACCACCTGTCCGATATGAATATGCTCGGGCTCATCAGCGTCTACGAACGAAACGAGGGACTGTCGGCTGGCCGGTACCATGAATACGAACTTGATGTCCCGCTAGATGCGGTTCTTGAGGTTCTACTTTCGACTAATCGGTTCGAAGACGTCGCGAACATTATCCAGTCGACAGCGACCGACAATAACCGTCTTCAGTCCGGGCTCTCTGATTATTAG